One Lentibacillus cibarius DNA window includes the following coding sequences:
- a CDS encoding ATP-binding protein gives MQKVNEPIQKLGGRIKQVGTRECERCGASVPVFVRKDKEGNTHQESTCLDCETNKTRSQTPVKEDVQKEKVNDFAINNERIPEKLIGKTVSELIPENESETAMKESVTDYIMNFGKTEHNSLVLAGAMGLGKSHLAYAAGIELRRQGFITMFINTNDFLDLIKSTFGGKTVLSERKIFEKIGQIDLLIFDEIGGEYDKNKNGFESWASEKILKVADSRETLPTIYTTNYSPAGFEKKYGNIQGGRIVSRMFAGAKRINVEGRDRRVQQF, from the coding sequence ATGCAGAAAGTGAATGAGCCTATACAAAAGCTAGGTGGTCGTATTAAACAAGTCGGAACTCGAGAGTGTGAAAGGTGCGGAGCTTCGGTTCCAGTGTTTGTACGAAAGGATAAAGAAGGAAATACCCACCAAGAATCTACTTGTTTAGATTGTGAAACAAATAAAACACGCTCGCAAACACCTGTTAAAGAAGATGTGCAAAAAGAAAAAGTTAATGATTTTGCTATTAACAATGAGCGGATTCCTGAAAAGTTAATCGGCAAAACAGTGTCTGAACTCATTCCGGAGAATGAGTCAGAAACAGCTATGAAGGAATCCGTTACTGATTATATCATGAACTTTGGGAAAACAGAGCATAATTCCCTTGTATTAGCAGGAGCAATGGGCTTAGGTAAGAGTCATCTGGCTTATGCAGCAGGTATAGAACTACGAAGGCAAGGTTTTATCACGATGTTTATTAACACTAATGATTTCTTAGATCTTATCAAAAGCACATTCGGAGGAAAAACAGTTTTATCGGAGCGTAAGATCTTTGAGAAGATCGGGCAAATCGATTTATTAATTTTTGATGAAATAGGTGGTGAATACGACAAAAATAAAAACGGATTTGAAAGCTGGGCTTCCGAAAAAATCTTGAAAGTTGCGGATTCACGGGAAACGCTACCAACGATTTACACAACAAACTATTCCCCGGCTGGCTTCGAAAAAAAATACGGAAATATACAGGGCGGTAGAATCGTTTCTCGGATGTTTGCTGGTGCAAAGCGGATTAATGTTGAAGGTAGAGATAGACGAGTACAACAATTCTAG